A window from Triticum aestivum cultivar Chinese Spring chromosome 6D, IWGSC CS RefSeq v2.1, whole genome shotgun sequence encodes these proteins:
- the LOC123144629 gene encoding eukaryotic translation initiation factor 4B3, with protein MAVASAWAKPGSWALAAEEQDDLPPPPPPVPASDFPDLATAATTKVPKKKKVQPVSLASFNSAKFVPSSSRGPTPDMLLSLPTGPRERTEEELGGARWGNVSRGSDEPRRGGSGTEDYGPSRADEADDWGVKKPMERRERMGGFGGDSISSRADDVNDWVSTKKTAPSLPMERRERSSAFGSESQGRADDSTSWVSNKSYSAPPPAPSDGRRGGSVWGFNRDGCPDADSWARKREEVSSGGGSSSARPRLVLQKRTLPVAVVTDGEKDEGVEEDKREFQPKSWSCNPFGAARPREEVLAAKVENLTKEVYEREEKLVIQPKVRSWNPYGAARPREEVLAGKGEDWRKIDEKLEALMVREAPTEVRSSGRRGSPVQGEENENGEVLERSTDRVWKKPAVEAEVLSEQGSEATGAAPAN; from the exons ATGGCCGTCGCCTCCGCCTGGGCCAAGCCCGGCTCATGGGCCCTCGCCGCCGAGGAGCAGGACGacctccccccgccgccgccccccgtcCCAGCCTCCGACTTCCCCGacctcgccaccgccgccaccaccaaggtccccaagaagaagaaggtccAGCCAGTCTCCCTCGCCTCGTTCAACAGCGCCAAGTTCGTCCCCTCCTCCTCCCGTGGTCCCACCCCGGACATGCTGCTAAGCCTCCCCACCGGCCCCCGCGAGCGCACTGAGGAGGAGCTCGGCGGGGCACGCTGGGGCAACGTGTCTCGCGGCTCCGACGAGCCGCGACGTGGCGGATCTGGCACGGAGGACTACGGCCCGTCCCGCGCCGACGAAGCGGATGATTGGGGTGTGAAGAAGCCGATGGAGAGGAGGGAGCGGATGGGAGGGTTTGGTGGTGATTCGATTTCGTCGCGTGCTGATGACGTCAACGACTGGGTGTCCACCAAGAAGACGGCGCCCTCTCTGCCCATGGAGCGGAGGGAGCGTAGCAGCGCGTTTGGTAGCGAGTCGCAGGGACGCGCTGACGATTCCACGAGCTGGGTCTCCAACAAGAGCTACTCTGCTCCCCCGCCCGCACCTTCGGATGGCCGAAGGGGTGGGTCAGTTTGGGGTTTCAATAGGGATGGTTGTCCAGATGCTGATTCTTGGGCAAGGAAAAGAGAGGAGGTAAGCAGTGGTGGTGGTAGTAGCAGTGCTCGGCCGCGTCTTGTTTTGCAGAAGCGAACTTTACCGGTTGCCGTTGTAACTGACGGGGAGAAGGATGAGGGTGTAGAGGAAGATAAACGAGAGTTTCAGCCCAAAAGCTGGTCTTGCAACCCATTTGGGGCTGCACGCCCACGTGAGGAAGTGCTTGCCGCAAAGGTGGAGAACTTGACGAAGGAGGTGTATGAACGGGAGGAGAAGCTAGTGATTCAACCAAAAGTCAGATCGTGGAATCCGTATGGGGCAGCCCGCCCACGGGAGGAAGTGCTTGCTGGGAAGGGggaagattggaggaaaattgatGAGAAGCTTGAGGCCCTGATGGTGCGTGAAGCACCAACTGAGGTTAGGTCCTCTGGGAGGAGGGGTTCCCCAGTCCAAGGCGAGGAGAACGAGAACGGCGAAGTGCTGGAGAGGAGTACTGACAGAGTGTGGAAGAAACCTGCAGTTGAGGCTGAAGTACTATCTGAACAAGG ATCAGAGGCTACAGGAGCTGCGCCTGCAAATTAA